One window of Cydia fagiglandana chromosome 19, ilCydFagi1.1, whole genome shotgun sequence genomic DNA carries:
- the LOC134674169 gene encoding neuropilin and tolloid-like protein 1: MWGNDGYVLMSSKDNNCGVMSAPTYKYWLVKNSWSNMWGNDGYVLMSAKDNNCDVMSAPTYVLIDGKRQYNINARRKRETNEDPRCQPFTFETGKKRLTHPRNVGEQDNKPGEGTYTSNTTCFTTIEAEEGQVIELTFVDVFEIEYSADCVNDYLEIRNGKFGYARPEYRYCGKGFPPQVTSTGPYLWLKFKSDDIIEYAGFTIEVNFQPKIGSRAIDGSCYITKSGNSGTIDGTSTSSDLQKCRAATPGPLDVQWKIEAEPGTQIYLNITKFQLANPNNCTRNTVQIFGAKPNFEHLLGEYCSSVAKSLWTEEGKKIPGPVNIMYIRLYTIDRRSNFSAIYTQFRTADACDADTEFDCKDSTCIASSLRCDEIAHCRLKNDEDPVECKGEAQSLVRDKDTRNILIVFSLILSGMVAVFLFKCIRKLYNDQKLINEYKSQARDDLNKTASQLTLDPKPSRCRESPSLEHHNHSNEGNRHTHQQRSTSMESDLLRMRVDDDSWPETQPFVEDSRHKSRPTRDLGWNEELLSAMEDSRHKSRPLRDLGWNEELLREKGKEEKNRDLSTLVQEIQDTGCQTRDSLFQMDPILPTTNAPGSKSGSNSRAGSGVSPRTPTPRLTVELLRQATAQESTSQADGRPLSTETTKSAPDVIQIY, translated from the exons AGATGGAAAGAGACAATACAATATAAATGCTAGGAGGAAAAGAGAGACAAATGAAGATCCTCGGTGCCAGCCGTTCACATTTGAAACTGGGAAGAAACGCCTGACGCATCCGAGGAACGTTGGGGAACAAGACAACAAACCCGGAGAAGGCACTTACACGAGCAACACCACGTGTTTTACTACTATAGAAG CTGAGGAAGGGCAGGTCATAGAGTTGACGTTCGTGGACGTGTTCGAGATAGAATATAGTGCTGACTGTGTAAATGATTATTTAGAG ATCCGCAACGGCAAATTCGGCTACGCACGCCCGGAGTACAGGTATTGCGGTAAAGGCTTTCCTCCGCAAGTGACATCCACTGGGCCTTATTTGTGGCTGAAGTTCAAGTCAGACGACATCATAGAGTATGCAGGCTTCACCATCGaggtcaacttccaaccgaagATCGGCAGTC GAGCAATAGACGGATCCTGCTACATAACCAAAAGTGGAAACAGCGGCACCATCGACGGCACCAGCACCAGTTCAGACCTCCAGAAGTGTCGAGCGGCGACCCCTGGCCCACTCGACGTTCAGTGGAAGATAGAGGCCGAGCCGGGGACCCAG ATATATCTGAACATCACAAAGTTCCAATTGGCAAATCCGAACAATTGTACCAGAAACACGGTGCAAATTTTTGGCGCCAAACCAAACTTCGAACattt GTTAGGGGAGTACTGCAGCTCAGTGGCCAAGTCGCTCTGGACGGAAGAAGGGAAGAAAATCCCGGGCCCTGTCAACATCATGTACATCCGGCTATATACTATCGACAGGAGGTCCAACTTCAGCGCTATATACACACAATTCCGTACCGCCG ATGCATGCGATGCGGACACAGAGTTTGACTGCAAAGACAGCACGTGCATCGCCTCATCGTTGAGATGTGACGAAATAGCGCACTGCAGGCTCAAGAACGATGAAGACCCTGTCGAGTGCAAG GGCGAGGCGCAGTCGCTGGTGCGAGACAAGGACACCCGCAACATCCTGATCGTGTTCTCGCTCATCCTGTCCGGGATGGTCGCCGTGTTCCTTTTCAAGTGCATCCGGAAATTATACAACGACCAGAAGTTAATCAAC GAGTACAAGTCGCAGGCCCGCGATGACCTCAACAAGACCGCCAGCCAGCTCACGCTTGACCCGAAGCCCAGCAGGTGCCGGGAGAGTCCCAGTCTCGAACATCACAACCACTCCAACGAAGGGAACAGGCATACGCACCAACAGAGG TCCACCAGTATGGAGTCGGACCTCTTACGCATGCGCGTCGACGACGACAGCTGGCCTGAGACTCAGCCCTTCGTGGAAGACAGCAGGCACAAGAGCAGACCCACTCGGGACCTCGGCTGGAACGAAGAGTTATTGAG CGCGATGGAAGACAGTAGGCACAAGAGTAGACCCCTGAGGGATCTCGGCTGGAACGAAGAGTTATTGAG GGAAAAAGGCAAGGAAGAGAAAAACAGAGACTTATCAACACTAGTACAAGAGATTCAAGATACGGGGTGTCAGACCAGAGACAGTCTGTTCCAAATGGATCCTATACTTCCTACAACTAATG CTCCAGGGTCGAAGTCAGGCTCCAATAGCCGTGCAGGGTCCGGAGTATCTCCCCGCACCCCCACCCCCCGCCTTACCGTGGAACTTTTAAGACAGGCTACGGCCCAAGAATCCACTTCAC aAGCTGACGGGCGCCCTTTGAGCACCGAGACCACTAAATCAGCACCTGACGTCATACAGATCTACTGA